DNA sequence from the Veillonellales bacterium genome:
TTTTGGCGAAGAAGTTCATTCTCAGCCGGTGATTCTCATTGGCCGGGATACCCGCATTTCAGGGTTAATGCTGGAAGCCGCTCTTGCCGCCGGTATCTGTGCGGCAGGGGGAAAAGCTATTGTCGCAGGAGTTGTGCCGACTCCGGCGATTGCCTATTTAACCCGCAAGCGCAAGGCCCAGGCTGGGGCGGTTATTTCCGCATCCCATAACCCCTTTCCCGATAACGGTATCAAATTTTTTGCCGGCACCGGGTATAAGCTGCCTGACGCCGTAGAGGACAAGCTGGAAGAATTGGTAGGCAGAACGGAAGAAGATCAAAAAAACCGGCCAATAGGCGATAAGGTTGGTATTGTAGCGTACCATCATGATTTAATTAAAGAGTATATTGACTATGTTGCCAGTACGGCCAAAGCAGAGTTCCAGGGACTGAAAGTGGTTGTCGACTGTGCAAACGGCGCTGCTTTTGAGGCAGCTCCCGTATTACTGAAACGCTTAGGCGCCGAGGTTGTCGTCATTAATAATAAACCCACCGGCACCAATATCAATGACGGCTGCGGCTCAACTCATTTGGAACAGCTGCAGCAAGCAGTTACAACCCATAAAGCCGACCTGGGCATCGCCCATGACGGCGACGCCGACCGCTGCCTGGCTGTAGATGAACAGGGAAATGTGGTTGACGGTGATCAGATCATGGTGATCTGCGCCCTAGAACTGATGCGGCAGCAGAAATTGAAGGATAATAAGCTGGTAGCAACCGTAATGAGCAACATCGGGCTGCACCAGGCCATCAAAAAAGCCGGCGGGACAGTAGCAGTCACACCGGTCGGCGATCGCTACGTGTTGGAAACAATGCTGGAAAAAGGCTATGTATTAGGCGGAGAACAGTCCGGACATATCATCTTTAGCGATTTCAGTACCACCGGCGACGGACTCATCACTGCCCTGCAGCTGCTTACCGCTCTTCGCCACAGCGGCAAAAAACTGTCCGAACTGGCCGGCTTAATGACCCGGTTTCCCCAGCTATTGGTCAATGTGCGGGTCAAATCGAAAGCAGGCTGGGAGGATAACCCGACAATAAAGGCTGCCATTCAGGCCGGCGAAACCGAGTTGGGCGAAGAGGGGCGCATTTTGGTTCGCCCTTCCGGTACCGAGCCCTTAATCCGGGTGATGGCGGAAGGCTTCAGCCTGCCGGATTTGGAGCGGATTGTGAATGGGATTGCGGCGGTCATTAAAAAAGAACAATCCTAGTTGACCGGGAAAGAATAATGTATTAGAATGAGAGAGCAAGGGAGCACAACAGTGCTCCTTTATTCATATAGTAAGATATTGGCAGGAGGTGAGATGATGAGGCAGGCATAGAAAATGGAATTCAGCCGAAAATAACGAGAAAAGCGCTGGTGCTTGTTTGTTGTCAGACAAGCAGACGAGGCAGGGGTTTATCGAATTGTCAGCGGGTGCCCCTCGGCTGGTGCGGCCGTGAGAACGTCGACAAAACCATAAGGCGACTTATGGGACAAAACGGCGGAGCAATTGATTTATTATTTTGTAAAAATTAGGAGGAATTTACCCTATGTGTGGTATCGTTGGTTATATCGGTCC
Encoded proteins:
- the glmM gene encoding phosphoglucosamine mutase — protein: MARLFGTDGVRGVANKDLTPELAFKLGWAATTYFGEEVHSQPVILIGRDTRISGLMLEAALAAGICAAGGKAIVAGVVPTPAIAYLTRKRKAQAGAVISASHNPFPDNGIKFFAGTGYKLPDAVEDKLEELVGRTEEDQKNRPIGDKVGIVAYHHDLIKEYIDYVASTAKAEFQGLKVVVDCANGAAFEAAPVLLKRLGAEVVVINNKPTGTNINDGCGSTHLEQLQQAVTTHKADLGIAHDGDADRCLAVDEQGNVVDGDQIMVICALELMRQQKLKDNKLVATVMSNIGLHQAIKKAGGTVAVTPVGDRYVLETMLEKGYVLGGEQSGHIIFSDFSTTGDGLITALQLLTALRHSGKKLSELAGLMTRFPQLLVNVRVKSKAGWEDNPTIKAAIQAGETELGEEGRILVRPSGTEPLIRVMAEGFSLPDLERIVNGIAAVIKKEQS